The sequence below is a genomic window from Thalassomonas haliotis.
TAATTATGTCCTGCCGCCAATTTTTACCGCCCTAAACCAACAGGCTCCCGGCGCCAAATTCAGGGTGCTGAACTGGAGTGAGAAAAAAACCAAAGCATTAGAGTCCGGTAACATAGACATTGCCGCAGCGGCTTTTTTAACACCACCGGTTCTGCCTGAGGCGGTAAAAGCCACTCTTTTCGGCGAAGATCATCTGGTATGTGTGATGGCAAGAAATCATCCCCTGGCGGGATTGCCCCTGTCCCTGGAAAGCTATAGCCAAAGCTCCCATATCTGTGTTTCCGGCGACTCGGAAAAAAGCAGCATTATGGAACTGTGCCTGGAACAATTAAACCACGATTATGCCGTCACCTTATCCGTGCCTTATTACACGGCTGCCTTTGAAATCATACAAAACAGTGATTGCTTGCTGACAGTCCCTGTCCATATAGCAGGGAAAATGGCTAAAGATTTCAACATCATCTTTACCGAGCTGCCGTTTAAATCTCCCAAGATCAGCTATTATCTGCTCTGGCCCAGGCTCAAGCAGGAAGACGAGCCTGGCCTGTGGTTGAGAAGTGAATTACACCGGCAAATGAGCCGGGATTTTGAATGTTCAAAAGCCCAGGGCCTCACCCGCTTATCCGGACAAAAATCAGCCGGGCAACGCTTGAGTTGGAATTAACAATAAAATATGTAAGCGGAAAAGCAGGCCTGGAAAACTTTGCCGAACAGACACAGCAAAAAAAGGGTAACTACTAAAGGACATCAAACCTGCTCCTGTTCGTCCATGAACTCGCAAGGATAAATACTTCCATGTATAAACCCTGCTCCTGTTCGTCCATGAACTCGCAAGGATAAATACTTCCATGTATAAAAAAGTATGTCCGGATAAACCAAGCGTACTTTTATCGTCAAGCCATGTGCATAAGTTTACATTAAGCTTTTTTCTGCGCTTCAACCCATTGCTCTACCTTGGCCTGCAAAATCGGCATAGGTAAAGCACCGTCGATTAAAATCTGGGTATGGAATTTACGGATATCGAACTTATCCCCCAGAGCCGCTTCCGCCTTAGTTCTCATATCACGGATGGCACGCTGGCCAATCTTATAAGCCAAAGCCTGGCCGGGAATAGAGATATAACGCTCTACTTCCGATTCAATATCACTGGCAGCCATAGAGGAGTTGGCGGTCATAAAATCTATCGCCTGCTGACGGCTCCAGCCCTTGGCATGTAAACCTGTATCCACCACTAAACGCATCGCCCTAAGCTGTTCATCCGCCAGGCGTCCGTACCACTGGTAGGGATCGGTAAATAATCCCATCTCTTTACCCAGACTTTCGGCATACAAGGCCCAACCTTCGTCAAACACGGTATAACCGCCAAATTTCCTGAATTTCGCCAGCCCTTCCACTTCCTGCTGGATAGAGGTTTGGAAATGGTGGCCGGGAGAGGCTTCATGGATACTTAAAGTTTCCATAATAAATTTCGGCTGAGCTTTTAGATCATGGGTATTGATATAAAAGATCCCCGGGCGAGAGCCGTCCGGTGCCGGACTCTGGTAACTGGCACCCGCTGAAGAGGCCGCACGGAAAGCTTCCACCGGACGTACTTCATAATCCGCTTTAGGGAAAATTTCAAACAACTGACCAACCCGGTTATTGATCTTGGTTTTGACCGCTTCATAGGCATCGACCACTTCCTGCTCGGAGCTGAAATAGAATTGCCCGTCTTCTTTGAGGAAGGTAAAGAACTCAGGCAAACTTCCTTTGAAACCGACGGTTTGTTTTACTTTTTTCATTTCACCAAGAATACGGGCCACTTCCTGCTGGCCATACTCATGAATTTCTTCTGCAGTTAACGGCAAGGTTGTATTTTCGGCAATTTGATATTCATACCAGGCTTTACCTTTAGGTAAAGCAGATAAGCCCACGGAATCCCGTCCATGTTGCTGGTATTCATCTTTAACAAAGGCATAAGTCTTTTTATAAGTAGGCACGATCACCCCCGCTATTACCTTAGAGTAACTGGCAATGATTTTTGCTTTTTCCGACTCGCTGATTTGCTCGTTAGTCTCCAGCATGGTTAACGGGCCATAAAAAACACTGCTCTTAACATCATCGACCATATGAGCTTGCAGCTGGGGCAGCACTTTTTCAATAATGGCCTTAGGTAAAACCACCTTTTTT
It includes:
- a CDS encoding LysR family transcriptional regulator codes for the protein MTGKMNFNQLTALRYLLEEKNVSRAAKRAFVSQPAMSKTLQNLRALTGDSLLIRLGNDMVISPYAECLLNKLIPALNQLDAVMERKQFEPGKSQHKFTLASSDYFSNYVLPPIFTALNQQAPGAKFRVLNWSEKKTKALESGNIDIAAAAFLTPPVLPEAVKATLFGEDHLVCVMARNHPLAGLPLSLESYSQSSHICVSGDSEKSSIMELCLEQLNHDYAVTLSVPYYTAAFEIIQNSDCLLTVPVHIAGKMAKDFNIIFTELPFKSPKISYYLLWPRLKQEDEPGLWLRSELHRQMSRDFECSKAQGLTRLSGQKSAGQRLSWN
- a CDS encoding DUF885 domain-containing protein, yielding MKKQLLGASVVLLLSACQSNSISEPGASSSKLANASSSAVQVKQSEAQRLNILLEEYFKESMALNPIYATFVGENAYNDKFPAPISVENRAKELAFEKKYLKAINAIDAGKLEGQDLLSYKIFKQDREMSIIGSSFDDYLLPFNQMYGVHNFFATLGSGASAQPFNTAQDYYNFEQRAKGFALFMDSAIDAMREGIEKKVVLPKAIIEKVLPQLQAHMVDDVKSSVFYGPLTMLETNEQISESEKAKIIASYSKVIAGVIVPTYKKTYAFVKDEYQQHGRDSVGLSALPKGKAWYEYQIAENTTLPLTAEEIHEYGQQEVARILGEMKKVKQTVGFKGSLPEFFTFLKEDGQFYFSSEQEVVDAYEAVKTKINNRVGQLFEIFPKADYEVRPVEAFRAASSAGASYQSPAPDGSRPGIFYINTHDLKAQPKFIMETLSIHEASPGHHFQTSIQQEVEGLAKFRKFGGYTVFDEGWALYAESLGKEMGLFTDPYQWYGRLADEQLRAMRLVVDTGLHAKGWSRQQAIDFMTANSSMAASDIESEVERYISIPGQALAYKIGQRAIRDMRTKAEAALGDKFDIRKFHTQILIDGALPMPILQAKVEQWVEAQKKA